ACTACGAAACGCATGCGTATACCGAAAATAGTTCCGAATTTAGCAGTTGTTGAAAGTGTTGAATTTGAATTGTTGAACTAATGAAATGTTTTGTTAATTCTTTTGAATgggactatattcaatactCTCTATCTTGGATTTGcatgaaaatgagttttttttttgatggcaaaatatttgaaataatctagagttttaaaatttcattcttttgaatattttcactTATAAACTTTAAGACAAAATTGCTGAAATTCCAacgaattaacaaaataaatagttttataactTTCTTTAGAATTAGTATTTTATAAGATAGAGAGTTTTGAATATTGTCTCTCGTTATGATAtatagataatataaaatatcgtaaattaagaaaacttgTTAATATATAGCAATCATTTTTATATCTCcaagttcattattatacaGATCTTGAAATAAATCttgtgtttttgtataattttaaaataaattattttcgaattctattttaatattttaaaaccgaaataaaatcataaaactaaGAATTTCACTATAACAAAgtgtatttattcatttttcatttaacgctaaaaaaaaaaaataaatttgaattgtatattgttttcgtatttctaatatattttaGATTTCCAACCGCAAAAAATTTGTCTCTACACGAAAATAATTCGCATAATCCTCAGAATATAGTGATATGCGATAAATGCGGTAAAACCTTTAGAGATAAATGTCGTTTGAAACTACATCACCGACATGATCACTTAAACGAACCGAAACCCgaaaaaataccacaaaaatGTCCATTCTGTAATAAATGGTATTCATCGAAATCGAGCGTACAAGATCATATACGTAATATGCATACAGACAACGATATCGAACATCGTTGTCCCACCTGTGGTTTTGTCTCGACTACAGCGAAAGCTTTAAAGAAGCATATACTTTTCAATCATGATGCTGTACGTAGACATAAATGTAATTTATGTGAAAAGGCCTTCAAAAGGCCTCAGGATATAAAGGTGAGTAGTATTTTCTTCCAGACAATTTTTTATCGGGttttaactaattttgttttttttttaggaacATATGGCTACGCATACGGGCGAACCTTTGTATACTTGCGTAAATTGTGGTAAAACTTTCAAGTCAAAAGCGAATATGTTTCATCATCGTAGACGTTTTCATAGAGCCGAATGGATAGCCGATCGTACAAAACCTCCTAAAGAGAAATATTCTAGAAATTGATGTTATTTTATGagcattaataaataaaaattttaatacataaaaaaatcatgATTAATATAATCTCTTATTTGACTGGCTGATTAGgttcaaaattttacatcaaTCATGAATGTGTCTCCAAAGAATGTGTAATGAAGATTGAAACCCCCACTTTTGGCTATATTTCAGGTTTAAtgaatggatagatagatagatagatagatagatagatagatagatggatagatagatagatagatagatagatagatagatagatagatagatagatagatagatagatatatagatagatagatagatagatagataggtagatagatagatagatagatagatagatagaaagatagatagatagatagatagatagatagaaaattGATATCTTGAAAATGATTTTTGGGGATTCTTGTAGGGAATGtctaaattgttaagaaaatttaaaattatcaaaactaATAGAATTGATAACAAGTATGAAGTTAAGGTCGGGCGAGGCcgtccatataataccctacacctgttaagtaaaattttgatggaggcttttaaaaagttcatcagggtcatcaagactagtatagaacttggttttgcagctttttgtctatatacgagtatattaaacacaattataaacttaaaacctCTATTTGGCGgattcagttctatggggcctaggtgaaataatagaccgatgttaactataggcttcgtctacagtaccgtAAAAGataatgtgccaaatttcaatgaattatctctaaaattgcgacttgtGGTTGATTGTGGTTTTCCAAGCtatattcgggggttcagttgtatgggggctaggtgaaataatggaccgatattagtcattttcaataggcttcgtcttcggtataatagaagatcatgtgccaaatttcattgaattatctccaaaattgcgacctgtagtttgattataatgtttacaagccctattcgggggtacagttgtatgggggccaggtaaaataatggaccgatattaaccattttcaatagggttcgtccctgggacaatataagatcatgtaccaaattcaATCATTCagttatcttcaaaattgcggcctgtagtttgattaccttaaacggacagacggacggacatagctaaattgactcagaaaatgattctgagccgattggtatactttaaggtgggtataggaccaatattattgtgcgttacaaacatcagcacaaacccaatataccctccccactaaagtgttgtagggtattaaaaaGTAGCGATCAGTTTAACTCGATCGTTGAGACAGTAATTCGAACTCAAACCCGTTATGAATCCTCCTAGATGGatgaaaattgtgttaaaagttaaatttaatctATTTACTGTTATCAAATTtgtatttcgtatttttttttagatttcccACCTGTCAACAATtgaatattcataaatatattcataatCCGCAGAAAATTATCATATGCGATAAATGTGGTAAAACCTATAAGTATAAATCTGGTTTGAAACTTCATAACAGACGTGAACATTCAAATGAAGCTAATGCTGAAAAAATACCAGCAGAATGTCCGATCTGTAAGAAGTGGTATACATCAAAATTGAGAGTACAAGAACATATAAGAAATATACATGAAAACACAGATATTGAACATCGTTGTAATACCTGTGGTTTCGTCTCGACCACAGCGAGagctttaaaaaaacatattctcTATAATCATTGTCTCGAGcgtaaatataaatgtaatttatgtGAAAAGGCCTTTAAAAAGTCTAGCACTTTAATGGTTAGTATAGAGTaatgttttaaaagtatttctAGGTGTATAATATTCTCGATTACTTGCAGGAACATATGGCCACCCACACGGGCAAACCATTGTATGCTTGTCCAAATTGTGATCAAACTTTTAAGTCAAAAGCGAATATGTTTCATCATCGAAGACGTTTACATAAAGCCGAATGGTTGGCAGATCGTACAAAACCGCCTAAAGAGAAATATTCAAGAAATTGATTTTACAGAAAAactgaataaattttattgcattaaaacCGAAATAACTGgcgtttcttttgttttttaaataaatatatatatcgatagatagatagatagatagttagatagatagatagatagatagatagatagatagatagatagatagatagatagatagatagatagatagatagatagatagatagatatatatatagatagatagatagatagatatatagatagatagatagatagatagatagatagatagatgcagTAGAATTTATTTCCATCAAGAACTGACATTTAGTGGAACCTTAagccaaaaaattaaacaactgaATTATTTGAATTAGTCCTGAATAGAGTTCATTCTTCCTAATCTTTGTCGAAAATTCTGATAACAATCccgaatattttttttgtctttaaattttaagtaactAATTGACCcttctcaaaaattttcagaTATCCTTCTTTGCGTCATCTTAAtcaacatcgtcatcatcataatcCCGCCAATGAATGTATGTGCGATCAATGTGGAAAAATTGTACGTACCCGCAACACACTGGACAAACACAAAAAAGCAGTGCACGGCATCAAGCCCCATAAACCTCAATTACAGTGTAAAATCTGCAAAAATTGGTATACTGGCAAAGGGAATTTACAACATCATATAAGCAACATACATTACAGTGAAActaaaagaaatgtttgtgAAATTTGTGGTTTTGTATCCACAACGAGGGCGGCCAAATTGAAACATATAATATATAAGCACAAATCGGATAAGAAACATGAATGTACGGTGTGTAAGAGAACATTTAAGGTGCCACATTTATTAAAAgtgagttttctttttaaaatagttgttatgttttaagtgttttgttttattaatgtcGTGAATTTTGTAGGAACATATGGCTACACATACAGGAGTGGATTTGTATAAATGTTCCTATTGTCCGAATACTTTTAAATCCAAATCCAATATGTATAATCATTGCAAACGTTTCCATACagaagaatttcaaaaaagaaacaaacggATACGTGTTCCaaaataatttagtatttacaagaatgttttcattaaaatttattaaataattattaaactttattattcaAATGTTTTATTGTCCTGAGGTATATCAATTGCTATAGACATATTTGGTTCCTTGTGTAATTCAGACCATCTTTTTGCTACTCTCGCATCGCTGGCCTTACGATAGACCATGCATGTAATATGtggtaatttttcaaattttattcgtGTAAATCCCAAAGTGCCCAAAGTATAACGCCAATTCTTCATAATAGCAGCATTTTTGCCCACATGCTGGGAATCGGGTGTTATAATTACTAAGATACCTTCAAATTTAAGCAAATCGTAAGCTTTTCGACAACATTCGATTCTTAATTCCGAACTGGGTATATATTCGAGTAACAAACTAAATATCACACATTCATAGGTATTTTTAGGTAAAGTTATAACCTCATTATTGCTTAATTTAGTTTCAGCTACATTTTCTACTTGGATATTTAAAAAGTCTCCCTTTAGGACCTCATTTGTGGCGGGATATAAATCTATGGCTGTCACTTCGAAATACGGTGATTTACCAAAGGGATTAAAACAACTGCCCACATctaaaactttaactttttccGTTACATCTTCCAGATATTGACATTGTTTACAGTCATAACCTTCCCAAGACTCTAATAATCTTTGTTCCCTTAATCGTTTTTCCAAATAAATGCGTTCGGAAAAGAAATATGCCATACAATATTCCATGGTCCATTTGATGCGACTTTGTGCCATTAAATCTTGACTTGTTGTATTCTCTTCCCATATATTGGCCAATTGATGCATTGCTGCTGCATATTCTTTTAGACGTTCGGTATCTTTAATATGTTCCTGCCACGCTTTGTCCGCTCCATGTTGTTTGGTTAAAAAGCGTAAAGAATCATGACAAGATTTGATTATATTGGCTAAACGTTTATGCTCTTCAGTGGCCATTattaaattgtagtattatttagttttttttatattaaatctataaaaatcttCGATAGCTCAGTTGCTTTAGCAGCAGACTTGTTTGTTTACAAATGCTGATGCTCAGCTGCCAGCTGGTAAATAAAAGAACATGTGTGATTTTGAAGTTGccatattataaatat
The window above is part of the Lucilia cuprina isolate Lc7/37 chromosome 6, ASM2204524v1, whole genome shotgun sequence genome. Proteins encoded here:
- the LOC111679548 gene encoding S-adenosylmethionine sensor upstream of mTORC1, giving the protein MATEEHKRLANIIKSCHDSLRFLTKQHGADKAWQEHIKDTERLKEYAAAMHQLANIWEENTTSQDLMAQSRIKWTMEYCMAYFFSERIYLEKRLREQRLLESWEGYDCKQCQYLEDVTEKVKVLDVGSCFNPFGKSPYFEVTAIDLYPATNEVLKGDFLNIQVENVAETKLSNNEVITLPKNTYECVIFSLLLEYIPSSELRIECCRKAYDLLKFEGILVIITPDSQHVGKNAAIMKNWRYTLGTLGFTRIKFEKLPHITCMVYRKASDARVAKRWSELHKEPNMSIAIDIPQDNKTFE